Proteins found in one Artemia franciscana chromosome 13, ASM3288406v1, whole genome shotgun sequence genomic segment:
- the LOC136034812 gene encoding protein SREK1IP1-like: MESLRPAGGSGGQKLGCKKCGYSGHLTYQCRNVLGNAGKPVLEIDSTSSESDYETPLQLLRKQELEGSSKVLERVKVEKKKKKKERKRTYSTDSVKEGQLYKRRKSSTSSESASEKSDKSLKKRKSHRKNSDKGKKKKHKKDKKLKKRKRKHKSSSSSERD, encoded by the coding sequence ATGGAATCTTTACGACCTGCTGGAGGCTCGGGAGGACAGAAACTAGGGTGCAAGAAGTGTGGCTATTCTGGGCACTTAACCTACCAGTGTAGAAATGTTCTTGGGAATGCTGGGAAACCTGTCTTAGAAATAGATTCCACAAGTAGTGAAAGTGATTATGAAACCCCGTTGCAATTGCTCAGGAAACAGGAGCTAGAAGGTTCTTCGAAAGTGTTAGAACGAGTtaaagtggaaaaaaagaagaagaaaaaagaacgcAAACGTACTTATTCAACTGATTCTGTAAAGGAGGGACAGCTGTACAAACGGAGGAAGTCTTCAACTAGTAGTGAGTCTGCTAGCGAGAAGTCAGATAAAAGTCTTAAAAAACGGAAAAGTCATAGGAAAAACTCTgataaaggaaagaaaaagaagcacaaaaaagataaaaagctgaagaaaaggaaaaggaagCATAAATCATCATCGTCAAGTGAAAGGGACTAA